In the Ricinus communis isolate WT05 ecotype wild-type chromosome 3, ASM1957865v1, whole genome shotgun sequence genome, CACAATTTAAGCATATGCATGTCAATTTGAAATCAGATATAATATGTTTGTACGCTTATGATCAAGCAGAGGTGTAAAGAGAAGGGGAACATTAGACCAAGTAGCGAAAAAGGATTAACATTGCTCCAAGAAACATCTGTGCTTAAAATGCTCCAAGAAACATATGTGCTTAAACTAACCAGGTATCTTCCATTCAATGATTTGAGGTTTGAATCAAACGATTGTCAAGTTTTACGCCATtgattagttttattttaacttcaaGCAACACATGTTTGGCATCATATTCAGATTTTACAGACCTCATATGCAGTATAACTCTTCAGGTAGCATTAAAAGGAAATAGTGTAACCTTGTCGCGGATTCGCATGCTCATTTCTGGAATTTCAGAAATGAAAACAGTATGATAACTTTTTGCAACTGCAATATAATCTGCTGCACCTCTCTGCGTTTAATCAGCAGTAAAGCAAGTCAGTCACCGCCAAAAGGGAGGCAGTAAAGGAAACAAGTaggtaaaagaagagaattatcATCTGCCATCTGAAAACAAAAGAACATACAGTTTCTCAAATGCCATATTCATTGCTGATATAAGAAGTAGAAGTAGATTTTTTCCAAAAATCAAGACAACTTCCAAAAAGCCACAAGATAAAGTTTAGTGCTCTATCCTATTAAGGGAAACATTGTAGAAGTGCATGGTCTCTAGTTGCATGTTTTAGTCCCCACTTTATGATACCTTTTCTGGCTAGTCTTCCATTTGAGAATTTATACATAGGCCTTGTTCATTTCTCTCATGCATGGAAACTATCACAAATTAGTTTCTTAGGTTTACTCTAGCCTTCAGTTATTCGTTCCATAtcttttcactttgtttcctTTTCCATTCATTATGGACACTGCTATGGGTTTTAGCTGAAGTTAGTATCTGGTTCCCAAAGATGAGAAGTTAAAATAAGTTGCACGCAATCAACAAGTCCATATAAAAGTCAAAAGTGAAAACATACGCGGTATAATGTAAAAGAAATCTTTAATGAGCAGGTGTAACTAATACAAATTATAAAGCACATTGTTCATATATTGATGAAAAAGAATCAAGAGAAGATGAAAATGATCATAGAAAACAAGTATAATACCGGCCGCCCACACAGATATTCGAATGTGAACTTTGCCGCACCATTACAGCTTTCGGGAACCTCCAACTCTCTAAATGCACAAAAAGAAATGCACATCATCAAATTGGATACCAAGCATTTAATGGTTTAAACAAGTATGTTTGAAAGATACCTCCCAAACATAACTGGGATAGTAGCAGAGACGATTTCTCCTCCTAATTGGTCTGTGATCTGACACcaaattttctcaaattccttCACAGCATTGCTCTCCAATGGCCAGAAATAGTGAACCTGCTTGTGCAATTATATACTCAACTACCTCAACAAAAATACGCAAGGAGAATAATTCTACTAGCGTTTCTTTTGAGGTCTTGATCAAATTAACATTGGTTGCATTATGCTACAGTATCTAGTTCTGATGATATGGACTGTACATGAAAGCATTATGAGATGAAAGAAACTGCAAAAATAACATTTGACATGAACTATAAATTTTGGAAAATTCTGAAAGTGTATAAAGGACAATTCATCATTTTCTGAAGATACTCAAAACACTTAAAATGAATAGCTACCAATTTAATGAAGAAAATCCGAGAAGGCAGATGGCAGATGGCAGATGAAggggggaaaagaaaaagcaaacaAAAACATACATGAACACATAAGGAAACCAAGTAAAACTGCTTAACATCTCACCTGGTcttcaaatctttgagctATAAAGCGGCGATAATCAATCTCACTTCCAATCAGAACAATCTCACAGTGCTCTTCCAATTTTGAAACTAATTTTAGGAAGATCTCTCTCTGCATACCATCCTATAGATGCAATAAATTTGAGATCAATTTTCATGCTTAAACACTATCGATTTTTTGTATGCaagtaaagaaagaaaccaAGGGACCTCTCACAACAATATTTCACATATAATCCAGAACTATGTTAGAAGGCCAGTATTAAGCTACCGATACCCTCACTGGTTATACCCAGGATTCAGAAGTTGAGAAATTAATTTGTGGTAAAGAAGTCAATGCTTTGTGATGATACTTGGAGCACATACCCACCTACCTGATTTAAATCATTTGGTGCTCGATTACTCGTGGCCACAAGAACAGTTCCAGTAGTCAACAATCTGCTCAGAATTCCAGATAAGGCGACAATAGCAAATACATCAACTGTCTGTAATATAAAACCACAAATTTGATGTCATTTGGAATGAGTTGTAAACTTAATCAGTTTCTGGATAACATGTTCTAGCAGGTAATGTTAACTATTAACACCTTCGAGCATAGTTTTATTGCTAACACTTAGAGGTAGCATATAAAGTAAAGAACTATGTATGAGTTCATCCAAAAACATGCAAAAGAATCACCAGCCAACAGTACACCATGTATGAGTTGATATAAGCTCTCCTTCCAAGATGGGATATCCAAATAAAACTACTAATGTACGATGACAGGATTAAGTTTTTTATGCTGACATCAAATTACAGATAGATGTTTTAGCATACATTCCTTTCTACCTGTATCTCATCAAAGCAGAGAACACTAGCCCCCTTTTGACCTGCTCGCCGGTCTACAAGAAACTTGTCTGCTACAGTAGAAAGAATGTTTTTCACCTGCGCTTCTtgcttatatttttcttctgcAGCTAGCCATTCTTTGACTTTCAAGTCAAATGGAAGATTCATTATCCAGCTAGATATGCTAGACTCAAGACACTGTTCCTCCACTTGTTTCTTCCATATCTTATGCATatgttcatttatatttagCATAGCCTGCAAGGAAGGTAAAGTTCAATTTTTGCCTTCCATAGAACAGCACTAGCGTGCAATGCCAATAAACAACATGTAATCCGGCTTCCGGTAAACAACATCGACCGGTAGATTAGGGACGGCCACAGGTGCATGTGGGCATGCATTTAGCTTTCAAGCCCAccatataaatgaattttgaCTATATCATGAAAGCACAAACAGAGATTGACCTCATGAAAGTGGAATCTTCTTCGATGTTTAACAATTCCTTCAGTCGCACCATAAAACATATCCATTAGCATAGTCTTCCCTGCAATTAAGGTGCCACTTTGTATTCATATGAATAAACGAACACAATCACATGCCAGTTAAGAATGCAAAACCACTTAGAAACAAAgcaaaaatctttaattttaaaaaatctttaattttacaaaataagaCATGCATACATACAACAAGCTTCAAAGATTGAGTTTATAACTAAGCACAATTAGGATTATAACATACCACTTCCAACATTGCCATATATATAAAGTCCTTTGGGTGCTGGAGGAGCAATTGGACGGCGACCAACAACAgaatctaattttctttctctatttaaGTATGAAACCCATCTACCTACTCCGGGTTCAACATTTTTAGGTTTTTTCCTGAtcagtaaaagaataaaaaatagtataacgtaacaaacaaacaaaaaaaactgATATTTCAGATAACAAAAGATAATTGAAAAGTTACCTTAACATCCATCTTTGAAAAAGATTGTTCTTTTGCTCATTTAATGATGTCCATAGAGTATCTCCTTTCTGCTTCTGCTCAGCTTCTTCCATTAAAAGCTTGATCCTCTCATTCTCTCTCTTCTGCTCCCAATTAGCAAGCTTTAccttaaagaagaaaaataaaacaatcataaaatatgaaaatgactgataaaattaaataaaaacaaagatCCAAAAATTTATACATGATAATCCTCCATATCCTTCTCATACTGTTGCAATCTTCCAAGTAGTTTTTCTAATTCAGAAGCAACTTTTTCCTGGTAAGGATCATGCTGTAGCTTTCCTTGATCAACCATATTCTTATAGCGTGCCAATAGCCCTGAGGTAACATTTTTccatttcataaattaaagcATGTCAATTTACAAGAAAAACAAACTTTAAGGTAAATTCCCCATCAATgcagagaaagagagagaggtaGACCTGAAGGCTTTGAAAAGGTATGATTTGAAGGATCATGAGAATAAAAGCAAAGGACGTTATTTTGAAACAGATTATTTATTGAGCTAGAGCTAATTCTTCGTTTAACAAACCCTAGATTTctaattgatgaaattgaccatatttttctcattctaTCTTGCTCGCTCTCGCTAATCCTTCAAGTTTCTGTAACTGAACCACTTCAGCTCCGGCAGCGGCAACGTTTTAATTCTTCACTAGTAGGCGTGCGCTTTATAAGGATGGAAAGGTGACGTGGCTCCTTAATAGATAAGCCACGTGGAGGAATAAGAAAATTACTCTTGTTTGTTGACGCGGATGGGCAGTTAACCGTTAGATGAAGCAACTTTGTATTGGtgtctaattatttttatcagaACGCTGCcgtattcctttcaaatgaaAACGAGGCTGTAACTGAAGGTTGAACTGATTTTAAGCCGTTATTAATTTTCAACTTCATTTTTGAATAGCTGCTTCCTTTCAAATGACTTCTTCTCTATAACCCATCTCTAAATGCAATCCGCAGCTAATAAAACCAGGCTGTTTCGTACAGTAACTGAATCAACTATAACACTCGCATCCACAATCAGCAATAAAAGAGAAGCAGAGCAGAGATGCCTTTCACTTCTTCAGGACTGCAATACATTCTCAAAACTCACTCAAATCCATACCCAAATCCTCAAGTTGGGTCTTTCTAACAACCCACTTGTCCTCACCAAGTATACTTCCACATCCTCTAATCTCCACGCAATTGACTATGCttcttcatttatattttcacCTGAATCCGATAAACGTTTATACGATACGTTTCTGTTCAATACAATTATTAGAGCTTATGCCCATAGTAATAATGTTTCCAAGGGTAAAGCTCTATGTATGTATAAGCTTATGCTTGAATATGATGTTTTGCCTAATAAATTTACGTACCCATTTGTCCTTAAGGCTTGTGCCGGTATTGGGTACTTGAATTTAGGCAAGTCTGTTCATGGGTCAGTATTGAAATTTGGCTTCGATAATGATGTCCATGTGCAAAATACAATGGTCCATATGTATTGTTGTGGAAGAGATGGGATTGAGTTTGCACGTGAAGTGTTTGATGAAATGTGTAAAAGGGATCCTGTCTCCTGGAGTGCAATGATTGGTGGGTATGCTCGTTTGGGAAGGTGTAGCGATGCGATTGACTTGTTTAGAGAAATGCAGATTGAAGGTGTTTGTCGTCCTGATGAGATAACTATGGTTTCTGTTTTATCTGCTTGTACTGATTTAGGTGCTCTTGAGTTAGGAAAGTGGGTAGagtcttatattgagaaagaGAAAGTTCAAAAGAGTGTTGAGCTCTGTAATGCTTTGATTGACATGTTTGCTAAGTGTGGTGATGTTGACAAAGCTATCAAATTGTTTAGAAATATGAAAGATAGGACCATTGTTTCTTGGACTTCTGTGATTGCTGGTTTGGCAATGCACGGTCGTGGTTTAGAGGCTGTTGAATTCTTTGAGGAAATGATAAAAAGTGGGGTATTGCCAGATGATGTTGCATTTATCGGGTTGCTTTCTGCCTGTAGCCATTCAGGATTAGTTGATAAAGGGAGagaatattttgatttgatgAGAGAGAATTTTGGTATAGTACCTAAAATCGAACACTATGGTTGTGTGGTAGATATGTTGTGCCGGGCAGGACTTGTTAATGAGGCATTGGAATTTGTTCAGGAAATGCCCACTGAGCCTAATGCTGTTGTTTGCCGCACGCTGATTAATGCTTGTTGTGCTCATGGTAAACTCAAGCTTGGTGAAAGGATCACTAAACAGCTTATTAGAAATGAGCCCATGCATGAGTCAAATTATGTACTACTGTCCAACGTATACGCCAAAATGTTAAACTGGGAAAAGAAAACGAGGATTCGAGAGTTGATGGATAGGAAAGGAATGAGAAAGATCCCTGGAAGCACTATGGTTGAGTTAGGCAATGAAATTTACGAATTTGTGGCTGGAGATAAATCTCATCCGCAGTTCAATGAAATATATGAGATGGTGGATGAGATGGGGAGGAAGATGAAGCGGGCTGGCTATATCCCGGCTACATCAGAGGTTTTACTTGATATTAATGATGAGGACAAGGAAGACACTTTGAACACACATAGTGAAAAGCTGGCTATTGCTTTTGCCCTTCTCAATACCCCACCTGGTGGGCCTATTAGAATTGTGAAGAATTTGCGAGTTTGCAATGATTGCCACTCTGCTACCAAGTTCATCTCCAAAATATACAATCGAGAAATAATAATGAGAGACCGCAACCGTTTTCACCATTTCACAAATGGTGTGTGCTCATGTAACGATTTCTGGTGACAAAACTGGGTACGAATTCTTTAAAATGATGGGTGACAGATTATAGACTGATCATGCATTCATCCTGTCGATTGTAATTTACTGGTGCTGAAGTTTTCTCAAACTAAAAATCTTTTACTACATTGTGTGATCATAGTACCAGATTGTCATCTCAAGGTAACTGCTGGGGGATAGCATGGGATTTGCACTGGCGGCTTGCATTAACCGTTTGGCAGATCTGGTTTAGGCGGAAAAGGTAAGCTCTTCCCTTAATCAGGTTTCTTATAAACACATTCTTTTAGTGGGTTATTTTCCATTGTCAATTCGTGTTCAATCAAGATTCTAGTTATAGAGTACTAGATATGGAGCTCGTACTGAATGGAAATGTACCTCTACTCACAAACTTATCTGATCAAGTcatccctttttttttcttttttttttctcagaatgcatatttatgccctaaaatgtaatataatagatatttgaatttatttttttataatattttaacactttttgacatatatagttttattcAACAAATCTATATCTATTGTGtgaaaatagttaaatatcattaaaaaataaaagtagaatatatattaagttgAATGTATGTAGATAATTTTggttagattaaattaaaaaataaaatattaaattgactgATGGGATAAGTTAGGagaataaatatgtatttatctTGAGCACATAGTTAACTCATGTGGGTTGGTTATGAATGAAATTTATCAGCGGAAGATGCTAAATTGCCGGCTGTGTCCTGAGCACAACTGAAAGAGGTATTATCATGAAGCCCATTCTTATTAAGCGTACAAAATAAGTGTGCTCCAAGCCGGTGCTTTGTTGGTAAACAATAAAATGATCATTTTGTCTCTATTTCATTAAGCATCATCATCTTCCCTAACAAAAGGACAATTTCCGCTTATTTTAGAAATTGGAATATAAACTGAGAAACTTCTCATCTCAGGATtcctgaaaaagaaagaaaacgcGTCTTCTCTTCTGTTTCTCATATCATAGAAGAAAAGGTACCGCATACATAGTGGCACTGGGATGTCAGTATGTACTGTTCAGAATTTTCTATTATGGGGCAATAAATCTAACACACTTCTCAATGCTATTCTGTTGACCTACTTCATTTTAAGCAAAGCTCCACAGGGAAATCCTTGTACGCATTTTCAGACTGGGTTTGGAAGTAGTAACTGTAAATTTCCTATCCAGCTTTGAAGATGTCAaagacaaaaacaaaaagaataaagaaaaaacctGGTTAATGTGCAATGTAATCAAATTGCCGTGGAAAAGTGAAAATCTAAGCTCCACCACCATAGAATCATAGGGTCGCTACTTTATGTCTATTCCTCCCTCCAATTCTCTTTCAAGTACAAATCAAATTTTGTTTCCATTGATAACTTTTtccaaaaggagaaaagaaagactCCACAGAAAAAGTAATGGGTCAAATCCCATCATTTTCTATGAGTTGctctgagaaaaaaaatatataaaatgctTCTTCAGGATGCACTGAAGTTGGCTAACAGAGGAACTATACATCAAGGTTGAGTCGCAAATCATCAAGGGATGATTTCTCTATTGACATAACAAATTTCATCAGAACATCTAACTTCTGAAATCCTATTCCGTCCTCCAAAATCCAAATCTAAAAGTACCTCCCGTGAATACATCTCTTATATAAGCTGAGATTGAGATGCTGCTGAAATTTCTAGAATAGAAACATAGTATAGATCTAACAAGTATgtaaaaacaatataaaaatggGGAGAAGCCTATATGCTGAAGAGGCTTGATTGAATACAGTGGGCGTCGGCAAGTGTTAGAACTTAGAACTGTACCTCATGACTATAATGCCATCTTAGTCTGCTATAAATGCATTGATTAGAACAGTGGGCATCAACGCCCATACCATGTCAACCCAAACTTGCATGCAACAAAATTAGGCCCAGAATCAACATAGCTAGCGTCCATAGAATCTACTAATCACACTCAAATACAGCACATGGCCCATGGGTAGCAGCAAATGGAGCACAAATGCCTACTTCTCAACCACAAGTGAATGCCACAATTAACATGCACTTTTTCACAAAAACTTAGCAACATTGTTGATACCTGTAACTCAGTAGGAGAACAGAGTACAAAAGGTGACAGCATAATAGGGATCAACTATggcataaaaaatatagcaaaTTGACAATAACAATGTGAAAGATCTACAGGagtaagaagaaaataaatgaataaataagcACTAAATTGTTCATAAATGACAAAAGGTTCCTACATGAGCAAGAGTAATATAgaggattaaaaaaaaaaagg is a window encoding:
- the LOC8259470 gene encoding putative ATPase N2B codes for the protein MRKIWSISSIRNLGFVKRRISSSSINNLFQNNVLCFYSHDPSNHTFSKPSGLLARYKNMVDQGKLQHDPYQEKVASELEKLLGRLQQYEKDMEDYHVKLANWEQKRENERIKLLMEEAEQKQKGDTLWTSLNEQKNNLFQRWMLRKKPKNVEPGVGRWVSYLNRERKLDSVVGRRPIAPPAPKGLYIYGNVGSGKTMLMDMFYGATEGIVKHRRRFHFHEAMLNINEHMHKIWKKQVEEQCLESSISSWIMNLPFDLKVKEWLAAEEKYKQEAQVKNILSTVADKFLVDRRAGQKGASVLCFDEIQTVDVFAIVALSGILSRLLTTGTVLVATSNRAPNDLNQDGMQREIFLKLVSKLEEHCEIVLIGSEIDYRRFIAQRFEDQVHYFWPLESNAVKEFEKIWCQITDQLGGEIVSATIPVMFGRELEVPESCNGAAKFTFEYLCGRPRGAADYIAVAKSYHTVFISEIPEMSMRIRDKARRFITLIDELYNHHCCLFCSAASSIDDLFQGTEEGTLFDLESFQFETEIEGGKLRRDVLSEGSVGSGGAPTGIVSMLSGQEEMFAFRRAVSRLIEMQTPLYLEGVKLLHPYFQRQHKKSGNNHSSILHSQASL
- the LOC8259469 gene encoding pentatricopeptide repeat-containing protein At4g21065, which gives rise to MQSAANKTRLFRTVTESTITLASTISNKREAEQRCLSLLQDCNTFSKLTQIHTQILKLGLSNNPLVLTKYTSTSSNLHAIDYASSFIFSPESDKRLYDTFLFNTIIRAYAHSNNVSKGKALCMYKLMLEYDVLPNKFTYPFVLKACAGIGYLNLGKSVHGSVLKFGFDNDVHVQNTMVHMYCCGRDGIEFAREVFDEMCKRDPVSWSAMIGGYARLGRCSDAIDLFREMQIEGVCRPDEITMVSVLSACTDLGALELGKWVESYIEKEKVQKSVELCNALIDMFAKCGDVDKAIKLFRNMKDRTIVSWTSVIAGLAMHGRGLEAVEFFEEMIKSGVLPDDVAFIGLLSACSHSGLVDKGREYFDLMRENFGIVPKIEHYGCVVDMLCRAGLVNEALEFVQEMPTEPNAVVCRTLINACCAHGKLKLGERITKQLIRNEPMHESNYVLLSNVYAKMLNWEKKTRIRELMDRKGMRKIPGSTMVELGNEIYEFVAGDKSHPQFNEIYEMVDEMGRKMKRAGYIPATSEVLLDINDEDKEDTLNTHSEKLAIAFALLNTPPGGPIRIVKNLRVCNDCHSATKFISKIYNREIIMRDRNRFHHFTNGVCSCNDFW